A single window of Vespa crabro chromosome 23, iyVesCrab1.2, whole genome shotgun sequence DNA harbors:
- the LOC124432000 gene encoding lysine-specific demethylase lid isoform X7, producing the protein MVSRYHDATSDFTTEDRFGAYCCHTQDMACDRVDSDFEFSIPPEAPVFEPSTEEFLDPLGYIAKIRPIAEKSGICKIKPPPNWQPPFAVDVDKFKFVPRIQRLNELEAKTRIKLNFLDQIAKFWELQGSSLKIPLVERKALDLYSLHKIVTDEGGVETVTKERRWAKIANKLGYPSGRSVGSILKNHYERILYPFDVFKQGKALIDIKIEPDSDEKEKRDRDYKPHGIISRQQIKPPAEKFSRRSKRFSGQEEKQEVCVKQEDCKEEYDSDQDCKEGIVRSKYVDNDKSKELKKLQFYGAGPKMAGFNTKEPKKSNKTRGVKLTYEFDPLAKYICHNCGRGDNEENMLLCDGCDDSYHTFCLMPPLTEIPKGDWRCPKCVAEEVSKPMEAFGFEQAQREYTLQQFGEMADQFKSDYFNMPVHMVPTSLVEKEFWRIVSSIDEDVTVEYGADLHTMDHGSGFPTKTSVNLFTCDQEYAESWWNLNNLPVLRGSVLGHINADISGMKVPWMYVGMCFATFCWHNEDHWSYSINYLHWGEPKTWYGVPGSQAEKFEHSMKSAAPELFHSQPDLLHQLVTIMNPNILTNEGVSVFRTDQHAGEFVVTFPRAYHAGFNQGYNFAEAVNFAPADWLKMGRECITHYSNLRRFCVFSHDELVCKMSLDPDSLDIGIATATYHDMLQMVDDEKKLRKNLLEWGVTEAEREAFELLPDDERQCEACKTTCFLSAVTCSCHNSQLVCLRHFTDLCDCPPEKHTLRYRYTLDELPIMLQKLKLKAESFDSWVTKVKEAMDPKNDKVELSELKELLNEAENKKFPDSELLTALTTAVQDAEKCASVAQQLLNNKQRTRTRQSVETKYKLTVEELTLFYKEITNLCCDLKESDGVKFILDQVLQFQSDAEKLESKEDDCDIDKLEKCIEFGDSICIELPQLVRLKQKLAQMQWLEEIKTLQEDPKSVSREDLVRLIEKGTTIPPHFKIETTLAELRTLMTAIDKWEEKAKLYLNARNRPTISTVEEFVREADEVEGYLPSLNTLQDLLSRAKNWSNMVEEIQGRENFPYYDTLDEIVRKGRSISLQLDTLSMLESTLSQAKTWKERTVRTFLRKNSHYTLMEALSPRIGVGVLAMKTKRNRGDESVGAVFVCDTKLDDSNDSATVVAAFKLAEQREMDAMRSLRERNLLKTEMDDSRYCVCRRPRFGLMLQCELCKDWFHSNCVPLPKTTYKGKVPMSREVKFLCPCCLRSRRPRLETILALLVSLQKISIRLPEGEALQCLTERAMNWQDRARQALATEEISSALATLSALSQKLVEAAAREKTEKIISSELKKAANNPELHQRVQAIAPLSGVHSDDSVLSTADDDDDVVTIDDDEPTCSTFNSNEHAYSYISKLQRKSQSSDSSETAVILSHSARQHLEELMMEGDLLEVALDETQHIWRILSHTNSPSTIRKYAALEEIQTNCNQEAKDAKKRGRKRKSEELELLKKLGKQKIDDKSLVKRKGLVKEKKSASSPVPIKRGPRKMKRKEGEEGPKKRGGNRKKTKQDTSDEEEDCAAVNCLHPSGREVDWVQCDGGCEGWFHMHCVGLDRTEIAEEDDYICSNCKETDQNVTIIVS; encoded by the exons ATGGTATCGAGATACCACGACGCTACTTCCGACTTTACTACTGAGGATCGTTTCGGTGCATATTGTTGTCATACCCAGGACATGGCCTGTGATCGTGTTGACTCGGACTTCGAGTTCTCTATACCGCCCGAAGCCCCTGTATTTGAGCCGAGTACTGAGGAGTTCCTCGACCCTCTTGGATATATCGCGAAAATAAGACCGATCGCTGAGAAATCTGGCATCTGCAAGATCAAACCTCCGCCC aaCTGGCAGCCACCATTCGCAGTTGATGTTGACAAATTCAAATTTGTCCCACGTATACAAAGATTAAATGAATTAGAAGCTAAAACTAGGATAAAACTCAATTTCTTAGATCAAATCGCTAAGTTCTGGGAATTACAAGGATCATCATTAAAAATACCTCTTGTAGAGCGTAAAGCTTTGGATTTGTATTCTTTGCACAAGATTGTCACGGACGAAG GAGGTGTAGAAACGGtaacgaaggaaagaagatgGGCGAAAATTGCCAACAAATTAGGTTATCCCTCTGGAAGAAGCGTTGgaagtattttaaaaaatcactacgaaagaattttatatccATTTGACGTATTTAAACAAGGAAAAGCATTGATCGATATT aaaatagaacCAGATTctgacgaaaaagagaaaagagatcgtGATTACAAACCTCATGGAATAATATCAAGGCAGCAAATCAAACCCCCAGCAGAGAAGTTTTCGCGTCGTTCAAAGAGATTTTCTGGCCaagaagaaaagcaagaaGTCTGCGTCAAGCAAGAAGATTGCAAAGAAGAATATGATTCCGATCAAGACTGCAAAGAAGGTATTGTTAGAAGCAAATATgtagataatgataaaagtaaagaacttaagaaattacaattttatggAGCCGGTCCAAAAATGGCTGGTTTTAATACCAAAGAACCAAAGAAGTCTAACAAAACTAGAGGCGTTAAACTAACGTACGAGTTTGACCCA CTTGCAAAATACATTTGTCATAATTGTGGGAGAGGTgacaatgaagaaaatatgCTTCTGTGTGATGGCTGCGATGATAGCTACCACACATTTTGTTTAATGCCACCTTTAACAGAGATACCTAAAGGAGACTGGAGGTGTCCAAAATGTGTCGCGGAAGAAGTTTCAAAACCAATGGAGGCCTTTGGTTTTGAACAAGCGCAAAGGGAGTACACCCTTCAACAATTTGGCGAAATGGCAGATCAATTCAAAAGCGACTATTTCAACATGCCAGTAcac atGGTTCCGACTTCGTtagtagaaaaagaattttggaGAATAGTATCATCTATCGATGAAGATGTTACAGTCGAATATGGCGCGGATTTACATACCATGGATCATGGATCTGGATTTCCAACGAAAACAAgtgttaatttatttacgtGTGATCAAGAATATGCCGAGTCCTGGTggaatttaaacaatttacCGGTTTTACGTGGCAGTGTATTAGGTCATATCAATGCGGATATTAGTGGCATGAAAGTCCCATGGATGTACGTTGGCATGTGTTTTGCAACATTTTGTTGGCACAATGAAGATCATTGGAgttattctattaattatttacattggGGAGAACCAAAAACATGGTACGGTGTGCCTGGTTCTCAGGCAGAAAAATTTGAACACTCTATGAAATCTGCTGCACCTGAATTATTTCACAGTCAGCCTGATTTGTTACATCAATTAGTGACAATTATGAATccaaatattttaacgaacgaag gAGTATCTGTGTTTAGAACTGATCAACATGCTGGTGAATTTGTTGTAACATTTCCAAGAGCATATCATGCAGGTTTCAATCAAGGTTATAATTTCGCAGAGGCAGTAAATTTTGCACCTGCAGATTGG CTCAAAATGGGAAGAGAGTGCATCACACATTATTCAAATTTAAGGAGGTTTTGTGTATTCTCTCACGACGAATTAGTATGCAAAATGTCTTTAGATCCAGATTCATTAGATATTGGAATTGCTACGGCTACTTATCATGATATGTTACAAATGGTAgatgacgaaaaaaaattacgaaaaaattTGCTGGAATGG ggTGTAACAGAGGCTGAACGCGAAGCCTTTGAGTTATTACCAGACGATGAACGACAGTGTGAAGCCTGTAAAACAACTTGTTTTTTAAGTGCAGTTACATGTTCGTGTCACAATTCCCAATTGGTTTGTTTAAGACATTTTACGGATCTTTGTGATTGTCCACCAGAAAAACATACATTACGCTATCGTTATACGTTAGACGAATTGCCAATCATGTTACAAAAGTTAAAGTTGAAAGCAGAGTCTTTCGACTCATGGGTAACTAAAGTTAAAGAAGCCATGGATCCAAAGAATGATAAAGTTGAACTTAGTGAGTTGAAAGAACTTTTGAATGAggcagaaaataaaaagttccCGGATAGTGAATTATTAACAGCATTAACGACGGCCGTACAAGATGCTGAAAAATGTGCAAGCGTTGCGCAACAATTGTTAAACAACAAACAACGTACAAG GACCAGGCAATCTGTAgagacaaaatataaattaaccgTGGAAGAGttgacattattttataaagaaataacaaatttatgtTGTGACTTAAAAGAATCCGATGGCGTAAAGTTTATATTGGATCAGGTATTACAATTTCAAAGTGACGCAGAGAAATTGGAGTCTAAAGAAGACGATTGTGATATTGATAAACTAGAAAAGTGTATAGAGTTTGGAGATTCCATATGTATCGAACTACCACAACTTGTACGCTTAAAACag AAATTAGCACAAATGCAATGGCTTGAAGAGATAAAAACCCTTCAAGAAGATCCAAAGTCCGTAAGTCGTGAGGATTTGGTAAgattaatagaaaaaggaacgacGATACCTCCGCACTTTAAAATAGAAACTACTCTAGCAGAATTACGAACGTTGATGACTGCAATCGATAAGTgggaagaaaaagcaaaattatatttgaatgCAAGAAATAGGCCAACCATTTCGACGGTCGAAGAATTTGTCCGTGAAGCCGACGAAGTGGAAGGTTATCTTCCAAGTTTAAATACTTTGCAAGATTTATTAAGTCGTGCGAAAAATTGGTCGAACATGGTAGAGGAGATTCaagggagagaaaattttCCATATTACGATACGTTAGATGAAATCGTTAGAAAAGGTAGGAGTATATCATTACAATTGGATACTCTTTCGATGTTAGAATCTACCCTTTCTCAAGCAAAAActtggaaagaaagaacagtAAGGACATTCCTAAGGAAAAATTCACATTATACGCTGATGGAGGCATTGTCACCGCGCATCGGTGTTGGTGTATTAGctatgaaaacaaaaagaaatagaggggATGAATCTGTCGGTGCTGTGTTCGTTTGTGATACAAAACTCGATGATTCGAATGACTCTGCTACCGTTGTAGCCGCGTTCAAATTGGCAGAACAACGTGAGATGGATGCAATGAGAAGTTTAagggaaagaaatttattaaaaaccgAAATGGATGATTCTAGATATTGTGTGTGTCGTAGACCAAGATTTGGACTTATGCTTCAGTGTGAGCTTTGCAAAGATTGGTTCCATTCGAATTGTGTCCCATTACCTAAGACAACGTATAAAGGGAAAGTACCTATGTCAAGGGAGGTGAAATTTTTATGTCCATGTTGTTTACGTTCAAGAAGGCCTCGCTTGGAAACAATTTTAGCACTTTTAGTTAGCCTACAAAAGATCTCAATACGTTTACCCGAAGGTGAGGCATTGCAATGTCTAACAGAACGGGCAATGAACTGGCAGGATCGTGCAAGACAAGCTTTGGCAACGGAAGAAATTTCCTCGGCGTTGGCGACGTTATCGGCACTTTCGCAAAAATTAGTCGAAGCTGCTGCCAGagaaaaaacggaaaagaTTATTAGTAGTGAATTAAAGAAAGCAGCTAATAATCCTGAATTACATCAAAGAGTACAAGCTATCGCACCTCTTAGCGGTGTTCATTCGGATGATAGTGTACTTAGCACGGCA gatgacgatgacgatgtcGTTACGATCGATGACGATGAACCGACGTGTAGTACCTTCAATAGTAATGAGCATGCCTATTCTTACA TTTCAAAACTCCAACGTAAATCTCAATCAAGTGATTCCTCAGAAACAGCGGTAATCCTGTCGCATAGTGCGAGGCAACATCTAGAAGAATTAATGATGGAAGGTGATTTGCTAGAAGTTGCATTAGACGAGACGCAACATATTTGGCGTATTTTAAGTCATACGAATAGTCCGAgtactattagaaaatatgcGGCCCTTGAAGAAATTCAAACTAATTGCAATCAAGAGGCTAAGGATGCTAAGAAACGtggtaggaaaagaaaatccgAAGAACTTGAATTATTGAAGAAACTTGGAAAGCAAAAAATCGATGACAAAAGTTTAGTCAAACGTAAGGGAttggtaaaagagaaaaaatcggCTAGTTCACCGGTACCAATAAAACGTGGCCCACGAAAG atgaaacgaaaagagggagaggaaggtccaaagaaaagaggaggtaatagaaagaaaactaaGCAAGATACTTCGGACGAGGAAGAAGATTGTGCCGCGGTTAATTGTTTACATCCCAGcg gtaGAGAAGTTGATTGGGTCCAATGCGATGGAGGATGCGAAGGTTGGTTTCATATGCATTGCGTTGGTCTTGATAGAACAGAAATCGCAGAAGAGGACGATTACATTTGTAGTAATTGTAAAGAGACAGACCAAAATGTAACG aTTATAGTCAGTTGA
- the LOC124432000 gene encoding lysine-specific demethylase lid isoform X8: MQKMKRRERGGGNRLSMTISQNWQPPFAVDVDKFKFVPRIQRLNELEAKTRIKLNFLDQIAKFWELQGSSLKIPLVERKALDLYSLHKIVTDEGGVETVTKERRWAKIANKLGYPSGRSVGSILKNHYERILYPFDVFKQGKALIDIKIEPDSDEKEKRDRDYKPHGIISRQQIKPPAEKFSRRSKRFSGQEEKQEVCVKQEDCKEEYDSDQDCKEGIVRSKYVDNDKSKELKKLQFYGAGPKMAGFNTKEPKKSNKTRGVKLTYEFDPLAKYICHNCGRGDNEENMLLCDGCDDSYHTFCLMPPLTEIPKGDWRCPKCVAEEVSKPMEAFGFEQAQREYTLQQFGEMADQFKSDYFNMPVHMVPTSLVEKEFWRIVSSIDEDVTVEYGADLHTMDHGSGFPTKTSVNLFTCDQEYAESWWNLNNLPVLRGSVLGHINADISGMKVPWMYVGMCFATFCWHNEDHWSYSINYLHWGEPKTWYGVPGSQAEKFEHSMKSAAPELFHSQPDLLHQLVTIMNPNILTNEGVSVFRTDQHAGEFVVTFPRAYHAGFNQGYNFAEAVNFAPADWLKMGRECITHYSNLRRFCVFSHDELVCKMSLDPDSLDIGIATATYHDMLQMVDDEKKLRKNLLEWGVTEAEREAFELLPDDERQCEACKTTCFLSAVTCSCHNSQLVCLRHFTDLCDCPPEKHTLRYRYTLDELPIMLQKLKLKAESFDSWVTKVKEAMDPKNDKVELSELKELLNEAENKKFPDSELLTALTTAVQDAEKCASVAQQLLNNKQRTRTRQSVETKYKLTVEELTLFYKEITNLCCDLKESDGVKFILDQVLQFQSDAEKLESKEDDCDIDKLEKCIEFGDSICIELPQLVRLKQKLAQMQWLEEIKTLQEDPKSVSREDLVRLIEKGTTIPPHFKIETTLAELRTLMTAIDKWEEKAKLYLNARNRPTISTVEEFVREADEVEGYLPSLNTLQDLLSRAKNWSNMVEEIQGRENFPYYDTLDEIVRKGRSISLQLDTLSMLESTLSQAKTWKERTVRTFLRKNSHYTLMEALSPRIGVGVLAMKTKRNRGDESVGAVFVCDTKLDDSNDSATVVAAFKLAEQREMDAMRSLRERNLLKTEMDDSRYCVCRRPRFGLMLQCELCKDWFHSNCVPLPKTTYKGKVPMSREVKFLCPCCLRSRRPRLETILALLVSLQKISIRLPEGEALQCLTERAMNWQDRARQALATEEISSALATLSALSQKLVEAAAREKTEKIISSELKKAANNPELHQRVQAIAPLSGVHSDDSVLSTADDDDDVVTIDDDEPTCSTFNSNEHAYSYISKLQRKSQSSDSSETAVILSHSARQHLEELMMEGDLLEVALDETQHIWRILSHTNSPSTIRKYAALEEIQTNCNQEAKDAKKRGRKRKSEELELLKKLGKQKIDDKSLVKRKGLVKEKKSASSPVPIKRGPRKMKRKEGEEGPKKRGGNRKKTKQDTSDEEEDCAAVNCLHPSGREVDWVQCDGGCEGWFHMHCVGLDRTEIAEEDDYICSNCKETDQNVTSRGPDPLAESLGLDALLSLSQSQAYHGTDTEANIHETSSFVKTY, from the exons ATGCAAAAGATGAAGAGGAGggaaagggggggggggaatcGTCTCTCAATGACAATCTCGCAG aaCTGGCAGCCACCATTCGCAGTTGATGTTGACAAATTCAAATTTGTCCCACGTATACAAAGATTAAATGAATTAGAAGCTAAAACTAGGATAAAACTCAATTTCTTAGATCAAATCGCTAAGTTCTGGGAATTACAAGGATCATCATTAAAAATACCTCTTGTAGAGCGTAAAGCTTTGGATTTGTATTCTTTGCACAAGATTGTCACGGACGAAG GAGGTGTAGAAACGGtaacgaaggaaagaagatgGGCGAAAATTGCCAACAAATTAGGTTATCCCTCTGGAAGAAGCGTTGgaagtattttaaaaaatcactacgaaagaattttatatccATTTGACGTATTTAAACAAGGAAAAGCATTGATCGATATT aaaatagaacCAGATTctgacgaaaaagagaaaagagatcgtGATTACAAACCTCATGGAATAATATCAAGGCAGCAAATCAAACCCCCAGCAGAGAAGTTTTCGCGTCGTTCAAAGAGATTTTCTGGCCaagaagaaaagcaagaaGTCTGCGTCAAGCAAGAAGATTGCAAAGAAGAATATGATTCCGATCAAGACTGCAAAGAAGGTATTGTTAGAAGCAAATATgtagataatgataaaagtaaagaacttaagaaattacaattttatggAGCCGGTCCAAAAATGGCTGGTTTTAATACCAAAGAACCAAAGAAGTCTAACAAAACTAGAGGCGTTAAACTAACGTACGAGTTTGACCCA CTTGCAAAATACATTTGTCATAATTGTGGGAGAGGTgacaatgaagaaaatatgCTTCTGTGTGATGGCTGCGATGATAGCTACCACACATTTTGTTTAATGCCACCTTTAACAGAGATACCTAAAGGAGACTGGAGGTGTCCAAAATGTGTCGCGGAAGAAGTTTCAAAACCAATGGAGGCCTTTGGTTTTGAACAAGCGCAAAGGGAGTACACCCTTCAACAATTTGGCGAAATGGCAGATCAATTCAAAAGCGACTATTTCAACATGCCAGTAcac atGGTTCCGACTTCGTtagtagaaaaagaattttggaGAATAGTATCATCTATCGATGAAGATGTTACAGTCGAATATGGCGCGGATTTACATACCATGGATCATGGATCTGGATTTCCAACGAAAACAAgtgttaatttatttacgtGTGATCAAGAATATGCCGAGTCCTGGTggaatttaaacaatttacCGGTTTTACGTGGCAGTGTATTAGGTCATATCAATGCGGATATTAGTGGCATGAAAGTCCCATGGATGTACGTTGGCATGTGTTTTGCAACATTTTGTTGGCACAATGAAGATCATTGGAgttattctattaattatttacattggGGAGAACCAAAAACATGGTACGGTGTGCCTGGTTCTCAGGCAGAAAAATTTGAACACTCTATGAAATCTGCTGCACCTGAATTATTTCACAGTCAGCCTGATTTGTTACATCAATTAGTGACAATTATGAATccaaatattttaacgaacgaag gAGTATCTGTGTTTAGAACTGATCAACATGCTGGTGAATTTGTTGTAACATTTCCAAGAGCATATCATGCAGGTTTCAATCAAGGTTATAATTTCGCAGAGGCAGTAAATTTTGCACCTGCAGATTGG CTCAAAATGGGAAGAGAGTGCATCACACATTATTCAAATTTAAGGAGGTTTTGTGTATTCTCTCACGACGAATTAGTATGCAAAATGTCTTTAGATCCAGATTCATTAGATATTGGAATTGCTACGGCTACTTATCATGATATGTTACAAATGGTAgatgacgaaaaaaaattacgaaaaaattTGCTGGAATGG ggTGTAACAGAGGCTGAACGCGAAGCCTTTGAGTTATTACCAGACGATGAACGACAGTGTGAAGCCTGTAAAACAACTTGTTTTTTAAGTGCAGTTACATGTTCGTGTCACAATTCCCAATTGGTTTGTTTAAGACATTTTACGGATCTTTGTGATTGTCCACCAGAAAAACATACATTACGCTATCGTTATACGTTAGACGAATTGCCAATCATGTTACAAAAGTTAAAGTTGAAAGCAGAGTCTTTCGACTCATGGGTAACTAAAGTTAAAGAAGCCATGGATCCAAAGAATGATAAAGTTGAACTTAGTGAGTTGAAAGAACTTTTGAATGAggcagaaaataaaaagttccCGGATAGTGAATTATTAACAGCATTAACGACGGCCGTACAAGATGCTGAAAAATGTGCAAGCGTTGCGCAACAATTGTTAAACAACAAACAACGTACAAG GACCAGGCAATCTGTAgagacaaaatataaattaaccgTGGAAGAGttgacattattttataaagaaataacaaatttatgtTGTGACTTAAAAGAATCCGATGGCGTAAAGTTTATATTGGATCAGGTATTACAATTTCAAAGTGACGCAGAGAAATTGGAGTCTAAAGAAGACGATTGTGATATTGATAAACTAGAAAAGTGTATAGAGTTTGGAGATTCCATATGTATCGAACTACCACAACTTGTACGCTTAAAACag AAATTAGCACAAATGCAATGGCTTGAAGAGATAAAAACCCTTCAAGAAGATCCAAAGTCCGTAAGTCGTGAGGATTTGGTAAgattaatagaaaaaggaacgacGATACCTCCGCACTTTAAAATAGAAACTACTCTAGCAGAATTACGAACGTTGATGACTGCAATCGATAAGTgggaagaaaaagcaaaattatatttgaatgCAAGAAATAGGCCAACCATTTCGACGGTCGAAGAATTTGTCCGTGAAGCCGACGAAGTGGAAGGTTATCTTCCAAGTTTAAATACTTTGCAAGATTTATTAAGTCGTGCGAAAAATTGGTCGAACATGGTAGAGGAGATTCaagggagagaaaattttCCATATTACGATACGTTAGATGAAATCGTTAGAAAAGGTAGGAGTATATCATTACAATTGGATACTCTTTCGATGTTAGAATCTACCCTTTCTCAAGCAAAAActtggaaagaaagaacagtAAGGACATTCCTAAGGAAAAATTCACATTATACGCTGATGGAGGCATTGTCACCGCGCATCGGTGTTGGTGTATTAGctatgaaaacaaaaagaaatagaggggATGAATCTGTCGGTGCTGTGTTCGTTTGTGATACAAAACTCGATGATTCGAATGACTCTGCTACCGTTGTAGCCGCGTTCAAATTGGCAGAACAACGTGAGATGGATGCAATGAGAAGTTTAagggaaagaaatttattaaaaaccgAAATGGATGATTCTAGATATTGTGTGTGTCGTAGACCAAGATTTGGACTTATGCTTCAGTGTGAGCTTTGCAAAGATTGGTTCCATTCGAATTGTGTCCCATTACCTAAGACAACGTATAAAGGGAAAGTACCTATGTCAAGGGAGGTGAAATTTTTATGTCCATGTTGTTTACGTTCAAGAAGGCCTCGCTTGGAAACAATTTTAGCACTTTTAGTTAGCCTACAAAAGATCTCAATACGTTTACCCGAAGGTGAGGCATTGCAATGTCTAACAGAACGGGCAATGAACTGGCAGGATCGTGCAAGACAAGCTTTGGCAACGGAAGAAATTTCCTCGGCGTTGGCGACGTTATCGGCACTTTCGCAAAAATTAGTCGAAGCTGCTGCCAGagaaaaaacggaaaagaTTATTAGTAGTGAATTAAAGAAAGCAGCTAATAATCCTGAATTACATCAAAGAGTACAAGCTATCGCACCTCTTAGCGGTGTTCATTCGGATGATAGTGTACTTAGCACGGCA gatgacgatgacgatgtcGTTACGATCGATGACGATGAACCGACGTGTAGTACCTTCAATAGTAATGAGCATGCCTATTCTTACA TTTCAAAACTCCAACGTAAATCTCAATCAAGTGATTCCTCAGAAACAGCGGTAATCCTGTCGCATAGTGCGAGGCAACATCTAGAAGAATTAATGATGGAAGGTGATTTGCTAGAAGTTGCATTAGACGAGACGCAACATATTTGGCGTATTTTAAGTCATACGAATAGTCCGAgtactattagaaaatatgcGGCCCTTGAAGAAATTCAAACTAATTGCAATCAAGAGGCTAAGGATGCTAAGAAACGtggtaggaaaagaaaatccgAAGAACTTGAATTATTGAAGAAACTTGGAAAGCAAAAAATCGATGACAAAAGTTTAGTCAAACGTAAGGGAttggtaaaagagaaaaaatcggCTAGTTCACCGGTACCAATAAAACGTGGCCCACGAAAG atgaaacgaaaagagggagaggaaggtccaaagaaaagaggaggtaatagaaagaaaactaaGCAAGATACTTCGGACGAGGAAGAAGATTGTGCCGCGGTTAATTGTTTACATCCCAGcg gtaGAGAAGTTGATTGGGTCCAATGCGATGGAGGATGCGAAGGTTGGTTTCATATGCATTGCGTTGGTCTTGATAGAACAGAAATCGCAGAAGAGGACGATTACATTTGTAGTAATTGTAAAGAGACAGACCAAAATGTAACG TCAAGAGGGCCAGATCCACTGGCTGAATCTTTAGGATTGGATGcacttctttccctttctcaaTCTCAGGCATACCATGGGACGGATACCGAAGCTAATATCCACGAAACTTCGTCGTTCGTCAAGACCTACTAG